The Diaphorobacter ruginosibacter genome contains a region encoding:
- a CDS encoding sensor histidine kinase produces the protein MPPSTQRTGNSTFLRIWLAFLNGRIMVALLLTLQHAAGLVWQLPPVNPNTLAVCVAYLALTLLARILTRTVPSPQPGPQWLPTIGVDIVMFGYLQLFVTDVLSYTPLYGLPVLMAGMLGTLMMALGTTSIITILLLAGSLWLGERSTADSAQRYMQAALTSIGFFIVTYLVHQLSVKLHAEHALSQRNRMAAQTQEDVSALVMQHLGEGVLVMDRQDMVRLVNPSARLLLGDAAPASMPFELSHSPSWNPLLALVRKTFDSATQQSADIDIPQPGHSPMGLRARTWLTTPHASAPASSQQEPGDLLCVVFLQDLREMEARLRTEKLAAMGRMSAAVAHEIRNPLAAILQANALLEEELQDPVQQRLSQMVRQNAERLTRITEEVLDIARVRHQIDNVPAQGISLDESVRHIFSDWQMQNPSRRKALLQLETGDAQVNFDIDHLRRVLINLTDNALRYMGPHEDSMCIHTGLTPEGLAFVRVWSDGAPLEKSVEQHLFEPFFSSESRSSGLGLYISRELCSRHGATIRYERTALVLARGEIDGNAFTVHFPKSLRLPGNPSLFDTIMV, from the coding sequence GTGCCCCCGTCTACCCAACGCACCGGCAACAGCACCTTCCTGCGCATCTGGCTCGCCTTCCTGAACGGCCGGATCATGGTGGCGCTGCTCCTCACGCTACAGCATGCCGCCGGCCTGGTCTGGCAGCTGCCGCCCGTGAACCCCAACACGCTGGCCGTCTGCGTGGCGTACCTCGCGCTCACGCTGCTGGCGCGCATCCTCACGCGCACCGTGCCGTCGCCCCAGCCCGGACCGCAGTGGCTGCCGACCATCGGCGTGGACATCGTCATGTTCGGCTACCTGCAGCTGTTCGTGACCGACGTGCTGAGCTACACGCCGCTCTACGGCCTGCCCGTGCTGATGGCAGGCATGCTGGGCACGCTGATGATGGCGCTGGGCACCACCTCGATCATCACCATCCTGCTGCTGGCCGGCTCGCTCTGGCTTGGCGAACGCTCCACCGCCGACAGCGCCCAGCGCTACATGCAGGCGGCGCTCACCTCCATCGGTTTCTTCATCGTCACCTATCTGGTGCACCAGCTGTCGGTGAAGCTGCACGCGGAGCACGCGCTCTCCCAGCGCAATCGCATGGCCGCACAGACACAGGAAGATGTGAGCGCGCTCGTCATGCAGCATCTGGGGGAAGGCGTGCTGGTGATGGATCGGCAGGACATGGTGCGGCTGGTGAATCCCTCCGCGCGGCTGCTGCTCGGTGACGCCGCGCCCGCCAGCATGCCGTTCGAGCTGAGCCACAGCCCAAGCTGGAACCCGCTGCTGGCGCTGGTGCGCAAGACCTTCGACAGCGCGACGCAGCAATCCGCCGACATCGACATCCCGCAGCCGGGGCACAGCCCCATGGGCCTGCGCGCCCGCACCTGGCTGACCACGCCGCATGCGAGCGCCCCCGCCTCCAGCCAGCAGGAGCCCGGAGACCTGCTGTGCGTGGTGTTCCTGCAGGACCTGCGCGAGATGGAGGCGCGCCTGCGCACGGAAAAGCTCGCCGCCATGGGCCGCATGTCGGCGGCCGTGGCCCATGAGATCCGCAATCCGCTTGCCGCCATCCTGCAGGCCAATGCCCTGCTGGAGGAAGAGCTGCAGGACCCCGTGCAGCAGCGCCTGAGCCAGATGGTGCGCCAGAACGCCGAACGGCTCACGCGCATCACGGAGGAGGTGCTGGACATCGCGCGCGTGCGCCACCAGATCGACAACGTGCCGGCCCAAGGCATATCCCTGGACGAATCCGTGCGCCACATCTTCAGCGACTGGCAGATGCAGAATCCTTCGCGCCGCAAGGCCCTGCTGCAGCTGGAAACGGGGGACGCCCAGGTGAACTTCGACATCGACCACCTGCGCCGCGTGCTGATCAACCTCACGGACAACGCCCTTCGCTACATGGGACCGCACGAGGACTCGATGTGCATCCACACCGGCCTCACACCGGAAGGCCTTGCCTTCGTGCGCGTGTGGAGCGATGGTGCACCGCTCGAGAAATCGGTGGAGCAGCATCTGTTCGAGCCCTTCTTCTCCTCCGAGAGCCGCTCCAGCGGACTGGGCCTCTATATCAGCAGGGAACTGTGCAGCCGCCACGGTGCGACCATCCGCTACGAACGCACCGCGCTGGTGCTTGCTCGCGGGGAGATCGATGGCAATGCCTTCACAGTCCACTTCCCCAAATCACTGCGACTGCCGGGGAACCCTTCACTTTTTGACACAATCATGGTTTGA
- the ampD gene encoding 1,6-anhydro-N-acetylmuramyl-L-alanine amidase AmpD: MSTPMNKPGASGPASHGRWNAGWYARARRVDSPNHGHRPQGAAIDLVVVHSISLPPGEHGTGDIERLFTNTLDFDAHPYFQTLRGMEVSSHFVIARDGTLTQFVDCDRRAWHAGRSYFRGRSNCNDDSIGIELEGLEGGDFTAAQYAALMALCRDIAARYPIRFIAGHEHVAPGRKHDPGAGFDWKKIRNNLCDLGWWFPLDH; encoded by the coding sequence ATGTCGACACCCATGAATAAGCCGGGTGCTTCCGGCCCTGCATCGCATGGGCGATGGAATGCCGGCTGGTACGCGCGCGCGCGCCGTGTCGACTCCCCCAACCACGGCCACCGCCCGCAGGGCGCGGCCATCGACCTGGTGGTGGTGCACTCCATCAGCCTGCCGCCCGGCGAGCATGGCACCGGCGACATCGAGCGCCTGTTCACCAACACCCTGGACTTCGACGCCCATCCCTATTTCCAGACACTGCGCGGCATGGAGGTCTCCAGCCATTTCGTGATCGCGCGGGACGGCACCCTCACGCAGTTCGTCGACTGCGACCGGCGTGCCTGGCATGCGGGTCGCTCGTACTTCCGCGGCCGCAGCAACTGCAATGACGACTCGATCGGCATCGAGCTCGAAGGCCTGGAAGGCGGGGATTTCACCGCAGCACAATACGCGGCGCTGATGGCGCTGTGCCGGGACATCGCCGCGCGCTACCCGATCCGCTTCATTGCCGGCCACGAGCACGTGGCGCCCGGCCGCAAGCACGATCCGGGCGCCGGTTTCGACTGGAAAAAAATACGCAACAATTTGTGTGATCTTGGCTGGTGGTTTCCACTAGATCACTAG
- a CDS encoding sigma-54-dependent transcriptional regulator produces the protein MPAYAASILVIDDEPDLRTLYELTLLREGYRVETAATVEEARQQLRVQQFDVVISDMRLPDGYGMEVLVHLREANRRERCVVMTAYGSAENAVEALRAGAFDYLTKPVDLKQFRSVVASAVQGTGAVPTPGAAAPTANAANTANAASRPSPSARDEETAPDAATSSVLRQLVGDSEAMRNLKQRVAKVARSMAPVLVRGESGTGKELVARALHGSSQRSEGPLIAVNCGAIPENLLEAEFFGARKGSYTGATADRDGFFQAARGGTLFLDEIGDLPLAMQSKLLRAIQERSIRPLGATQEENVDVRIVSATHKDLAAEVAAGRFRQDLYYRLNVIELMIPPLRERREDLPALCEALLARIAQESGSPVPKLTLPALQRIAQHPLPGNVRELENLLHRAVALSDGDELFVDPPAAPAVMSVPPAPKAQARAVTEESAFASPDTALQLADAPPPYPSGTPLPHDLQAWLDRQERDILVRALRESGFNRTATAARLGISLRQIRYRIERLNISEAEGGPDHVDTHE, from the coding sequence ATGCCTGCCTACGCCGCCTCCATCCTCGTCATCGACGACGAACCCGATCTGCGAACCCTCTACGAGCTGACACTGCTGCGCGAGGGGTATCGGGTGGAGACGGCCGCCACCGTGGAGGAGGCACGGCAGCAGTTGCGCGTGCAGCAGTTCGACGTCGTGATCTCCGACATGCGCCTGCCCGACGGCTACGGCATGGAGGTGCTCGTGCATCTGCGCGAGGCCAACCGGCGCGAGCGCTGCGTGGTCATGACGGCCTACGGCTCCGCTGAAAATGCGGTGGAGGCGCTGCGCGCCGGCGCGTTCGACTATCTCACCAAGCCCGTCGACCTGAAGCAGTTCCGCTCGGTCGTTGCGTCCGCCGTCCAGGGCACGGGCGCGGTCCCGACACCCGGGGCCGCTGCACCCACGGCCAACGCCGCAAATACGGCGAATGCCGCCTCGAGGCCGTCGCCTTCCGCACGTGACGAAGAGACGGCACCCGATGCCGCCACGTCGTCCGTGCTGCGGCAACTGGTCGGCGACTCGGAGGCCATGCGCAACCTGAAGCAGCGCGTCGCCAAGGTGGCCCGCAGCATGGCGCCGGTCCTCGTGCGGGGGGAATCCGGCACCGGCAAGGAACTGGTCGCGCGCGCGCTGCACGGCAGCAGCCAGCGCTCGGAGGGTCCGCTCATCGCCGTGAACTGCGGAGCGATCCCCGAAAACCTGCTCGAGGCCGAGTTCTTCGGCGCACGCAAGGGCTCCTACACCGGAGCGACGGCGGACCGCGACGGCTTCTTCCAGGCCGCGCGCGGAGGCACGCTGTTCCTGGATGAGATCGGCGATCTGCCGCTTGCCATGCAATCCAAGCTGCTGCGCGCCATCCAGGAGCGCAGCATCCGTCCGCTGGGAGCCACGCAGGAAGAGAATGTGGACGTGCGCATCGTCAGTGCGACGCACAAGGACCTCGCGGCAGAGGTCGCCGCCGGACGGTTCCGCCAGGACCTCTACTACCGGCTGAACGTGATCGAGCTGATGATTCCCCCGCTGCGCGAGCGCCGCGAGGATCTGCCAGCGCTCTGCGAGGCCCTGCTGGCACGCATCGCCCAGGAGTCAGGTTCCCCCGTTCCCAAGCTCACGCTCCCGGCCCTGCAGCGCATTGCCCAGCACCCATTGCCGGGCAACGTGCGCGAACTGGAGAACTTGCTGCACCGTGCCGTGGCGCTCAGCGATGGAGACGAACTGTTCGTCGATCCCCCTGCGGCCCCCGCGGTCATGTCCGTGCCGCCCGCGCCGAAGGCACAGGCCCGCGCCGTCACAGAGGAGTCGGCTTTCGCATCACCCGACACGGCGCTGCAACTGGCCGACGCGCCCCCGCCCTACCCCAGCGGCACGCCGCTGCCGCATGACCTGCAGGCCTGGCTCGACAGGCAGGAGCGCGACATCTTGGTGCGCGCGCTGCGTGAATCGGGCTTCAACCGCACGGCAACGGCCGCGCGCCTGGGCATCAGCCTGCGCCAGATCCGCTACCGCATCGAGCGCCTGAACATCTCCGAAGCCGAGGGCGGCCCAGACCATGTCGACACCCATGAATAA